A window of Bacteroidota bacterium genomic DNA:
TGCCCGATATGGACGGCGAAGAATTGATGGGTAAGATAAAAGCCAAATGCCCTGATGCGGAAGTAATTATTATTTCTGAACAAGACGATATAAAAACAGCCGTAAACCTTTTGAAGGAAGGGGCTTACGATTACATTGTGAAAGAAAAAGACATACGCGAACGGTTGCTTACTACAGTAAATAACGTCCGCAAAAACAGCCACCTTAAAGAGCGCATCGTTACGCTGGAGCGCGAGGTACAAAGCAAGTACGATTTCAAAAAGACAATTATAGGCGAAAGCCCTGCCGTTGAAGGGGTGCTGAACTTGCTCGAAAAGGCTTCGGGCACCAATATCACGGTTTGCATTACGGGCGAAACAGGCACGGGCAAAGAAGTGGCAGCAAAGGCCATACACTACAATTCACCCCGCAAAAACAATCCGTTTGTGGCCGTTAACGTGGCCGCACTTCCGTCAGAACTTATCGAAAGCGAACTCTTCGGGTACGAGAAAGGTGCATTTACAGGGGCATTAACCCGCCGCATCGGAAAATTTGAAGAAGCCAACGGCGGTACTTTGTTTTTGGACGAGATAGGTGAAATGGACATTGCTTTTCAGGCAAAACTGCTACGTGCGTTGCAAGAAAAAGAAATTACACGGCTGGGCAGCAATACCCCTGTAAAAACCGATTGCCGCATTATTGTTGCCACCAATCGCAACCTGCAAGAGTTGGTGAAACAAAAGCAATTCAGAGAAGATTTATACTACCGCTTGTTTGGCTTGCCCGTTCATTTACCTCCGTTGCGTGAGCGCGGAAAAGACGTGCTGTTGCTGGCCAAATACTTTATCAATGCCTTTTGCAAAGAAAACAAAATGCCGCCCGCAGGGATTGCTGAAAGCGGGCGCACCAAGCTGCTTTCGTACGCATACCCGGGCAATATCCGTGAGCTTAAATCGATGGTAGAGCTTGCTGTAGTGATGAGCAACGGCGCGGATATTACCGCCGATGATATTACTACTGCCCACGCGGACAGTATGCCGGATACTTTGGGCGGTGAAATGACATTGAAAGAATACGAATACCGTTTAATAGAACATTACCTGAAAAAGTACAATAACGATGTGAAGTTGGTAGCCGATAAGTTGGATATAGGCAAATCGACCATCTATCGTATGCTTAAAGAGCGGGAATAACCCTGCTTTAATTCTTAGTTTGGCAATCACTTTCCCAAATTGGGAAAATGGCAAGCCTACACGAAAATCATAATTTCTTATTTTTCAGCAAGTTGTAAAATATTTTTTGGCTGGCACCGTGTTTGGGTTTATCAAACCAACCAACACCTACAGCCATGAAACCATTAACTAAACAACTATTACCCCTTTTTATTGCAGGTATTGCAATATTGGGTTTTAAAGAGGCAGCAGCACAACGCCCAGCCATCAACACCGGTAATTACCGCACTGCAATCGGTATGCGTGTAGGACACACTTCTGGCCTTACCATCAAGCACTTTATGGGTAACGGTAATGCTATTGAAGGAATTATAGGGGTTTGGCCCAGTGCCTTCAGCATCACCGGTATGTACCAGTGGCACGTTGCAGCACCATCAGCACCCGGTCTTAAATGGTACTACGGTATCGGTGCCCACGCTACTTTTTACAACGACAGGTATTACTACTACCGCGAAGGCCGCAGAGGCTATTGGTACCGCTACTACCGTTATCAGGAAGGCGGGGCAGGAATTGGTATCGACGGTACATTGGGTTTAGAGTACAAAATCCCTCCCATACCCTTTGCATTAAGCTTTGACATAAAACCCTACGTTGAGTTTACCACCCACAACCACGTATTTATGGCCTTCGACCCCGGCTTGGGCATTAAGTTCACTTTCTAACAAACGGTAATAACTATTAATAATAAGAACACTAAACCAATACGATTATGAAAACCCAAAAACTGATTTTAGCACTATTGTTTGCCGCCTTTGCTCTTGTATCATGTAAAAAAGACCCTTCGCCCGAAGGACAAGGCAGCATGAGGGTACACATGACCGATGCACCCGGCGATTTTAAAGAAGTAAATGTTGAGGTTGTGGCGGTGGAGATTAAATATAACGACGGCGATAGTGTAAACGGATGGATTACACTACCCACCAACGCAGGGGTTTACGACCTGCTTACCCTAAGGGACAGTGTTACTGCACTTATCGCATCAGGAACTGCGCTTGACCCCGGTAAGGTAAACCAAATGCGTTTGATTTTAGGCACCAACAACACCGTAGTGATTGACTCGGTTGGTACCTTCCCGCTTACTATCCCAAGCGGCGATAAAACAGGGCTTAAAATCAATATCAACCAAACCATCCCCATTGACCAAACCCTTGATATCACCATTGATTTTGATGCTGCGGCATCTGTTATCAAAACCGGTGAAGGCGATTATAAATTAAAACCTGTGATTAAAGTTAAAGACGTAAGAGTTCTGTAACACTCATAAACAGCTTACTTCATATCATCTCCAGAAAAAGCGGCGCGAAGGGATTCGTGCCGCTTTTATTTTGTTTAATAATCATAGCTGTTTCCTTTTCGCATCAGCATTGTTTTCTTCAACAGTATGGTAAACTGCTTTTCAACGCTGATATTTTCGTTAAACTTGTTATTAAAGCTGTTATTTATCAAGGTATTGGTATTTACTTTAGTAGTGTCATCGGGTTGTAGCCCGCACACCCCTGTGTACCAATTATCACCGCGTTCAGATTTATACTTGAAGAAGTACACCCAGCCCTTTTGCCCTTTAAACTCCACCATTCGCTTATCCAGCATTACAAAGGTATCAGCATACGATTCCTCTGCCTTAAACAGCGATTGCACTATCAGTTCTTGTGTTTCAAACTTCTTAGGAAAGCGTTCGCTTTGTTCAAGTGCCGCTAAGGTTTTATACAGTTTTGCCCGGTACAAGGTGTGTTTAGCAAACGGAGTAAACAAGCTGTCGGCCACTTTAATGTCGTTCCTAAGCATTTGGTTTATAATTGTGAGTTTTATATTCAGGTTGTTTAAGCCCATTAACTTCTCATAAAACCCTTTTATTTTTTTGTCCTTATAAAAAGGCAATAAAGTACTCGAAAGATTCTCTAAATATTGGTTTGCGTAATAACTGCTATTAGTTCCGTTGCTTAAATCCTCACGGGTTTGGCGTTTAAGAGCAATCTTAGCTTCGGTTAGTAATTGCGGATACATATTTTTGTACACCTTGGGTTTAATCTGGCTGCTGTCAACCAATTTAGCCAGCAGTAACACCAACTCTTTCTTGTACTCTGTATAAGGCATTAACTGGAAGAAATCGGGATAAAACGATTTGCTCAGTTGCAGCGAATCGTCAAAATACCTGAAAATATCACTGGTATTATATTCTGAAACCAACGGAGTTTCTTCTAAAATAAGCTCACGTATCTTTTTATATGATTTTTCGGTTTTGATTGCTGCCATTGAATACAAGGCAGCCATTTGCAACGCCGAGGTATCGCCTGCTTTGTAATACAACGAGGTAAGGTAGTCCACATTTTCGGGCAGCTTTATTTCGCGTATTTTATTAATGATTTTTACTTTATAATCTATGTAGTTTTTCTTGCGGCTGTCGCAGGTATCAATCAGCGTTTTCCATGCTTCAATATCCTCAGGGAACAAATCCATCTGTCCCATTGATTCTAACGCCTGCGCCCTGTGCGCACTATCCCCGTTCAAATCATTTATGTACACATTGGCACGACTGGTAAACAGGTTTTCACCCACTGTGGTATCGGGTAATGGCTCAAACGTGGCATAAAACGTTTTCAAAAATTCACTAGGGCCTTCCGCAGTATCATATTGGC
This region includes:
- a CDS encoding sigma-54-dependent Fis family transcriptional regulator, whose translation is MKQPPFTVFVVEDNEWYNKLLVYTLSLNPDYLVKSFFSGGEVLKHIDENPSVITIDYRLPDMDGEELMGKIKAKCPDAEVIIISEQDDIKTAVNLLKEGAYDYIVKEKDIRERLLTTVNNVRKNSHLKERIVTLEREVQSKYDFKKTIIGESPAVEGVLNLLEKASGTNITVCITGETGTGKEVAAKAIHYNSPRKNNPFVAVNVAALPSELIESELFGYEKGAFTGALTRRIGKFEEANGGTLFLDEIGEMDIAFQAKLLRALQEKEITRLGSNTPVKTDCRIIVATNRNLQELVKQKQFREDLYYRLFGLPVHLPPLRERGKDVLLLAKYFINAFCKENKMPPAGIAESGRTKLLSYAYPGNIRELKSMVELAVVMSNGADITADDITTAHADSMPDTLGGEMTLKEYEYRLIEHYLKKYNNDVKLVADKLDIGKSTIYRMLKERE
- a CDS encoding DUF4382 domain-containing protein — its product is MKTQKLILALLFAAFALVSCKKDPSPEGQGSMRVHMTDAPGDFKEVNVEVVAVEIKYNDGDSVNGWITLPTNAGVYDLLTLRDSVTALIASGTALDPGKVNQMRLILGTNNTVVIDSVGTFPLTIPSGDKTGLKININQTIPIDQTLDITIDFDAAASVIKTGEGDYKLKPVIKVKDVRVL